The region CACGACGATTTTGATTTCGGGAGGCGAATGGTTAACGTTACCAATAACAAAATATGCAGATCGCCATAAACCGGATTTAGAACTGACGGCTGGACGACCTCTGTAGTCAACAGCGCCGTCGACAAAGTTGTTGAGCAGCGGAGTGTGGACTCCGGTGGAGTAGCTGGTGGTGGCGTTGTCATCCATTTCAGTGGCACGCTTATCAACGCATCCTCATTTTGGACCTCGATTTCAATTTCAGATTATTTTATACAGAGTAGTAAAATACAAATTGGCCCATGTGTTGTTAtactaaaaattaaaaactaaaaaccgGCAAGTTTGATTTATCGCAATTTGTATCCTGCTTGTTTCATTTTGACCAATATCGTCCTAAATttttaaatctaaaaaaaaaaagttcatagAATTAGGGTTCTAACAATTTGATAAAACCAGGAGACTTTGGGATGAAAGAAATTCCATTGGCTTTGCTAAGATTTCATGATTAGCTCAAATATAAGTTTATCTGAAGTAATTTGCCATTAGTAGAAACACATATACAACAATTATACATCCAATTGTCAATACaaccattacaaatttacaacaaTGACACCATGTTTCATAATTTTTCACAGAAACCACTTATTCAGCAACATCACAAGCCTCTTTCTCGATTATAAACATAAGATCTTGCGACATATATGTACATCACAAACACCCCCACACTAATTCCCGCAAGAAGATAGTAAAAATAATCAATATGTCCTCCATTCATGTTATCACATATCCAACCATCTTCACCATCGCCACCTGTCATCTTCCCAACAATTGAGATCAGAAAGCTGCTTAAGAAGCTACCAATCCCTATAATACTGAGGTAAAGCGCTAAGCCCATGCTCTTGAGATCACTTGGCATTTGGTCATAGAAGAATTCTTGCATACCCACAATGGCAAAAACATCACCAGCTCCAGCCAACAGATATTGAGGTAATAACCACCATATCTTCATTGGAATCGTTGCATTTGGATCATCTAATAATCCATACTCACGAGCAGTTTCGAGTCTTTTTGTCTCAACAACGGCTGCAACCACCATAGAAACAATGGAAATGAGGATTCCGATTCCGATTCTCTGAAGCATGGTTATACCTGATGGTTTCTTTGTAATGGATCGTGTAAAAGGAACCAAGATGGTGTCATAGATGGGAATTAGAATCATAACCGAGAGACCGATGAAAGATTGTAGTGTGGCGGCTGGAATCTTGAAATTTGACCCGATTGACCTGTCCATGGTGTTGCCTTGTTTTGTAAATAAGGTGGTAGTTTGAGCAAATACAATTGCATACCCTAAACAACTAACCCATATTGGAGCTAGTCTAAGAACTGCCTTTGC is a window of Lactuca sativa cultivar Salinas chromosome 1, Lsat_Salinas_v11, whole genome shotgun sequence DNA encoding:
- the LOC111913513 gene encoding uncharacterized protein LOC111913513; this translates as MDDNATTSYSTGVHTPLLNNFVDGAVDYRGRPAVSSKSGLWRSAYFVIGNVNHSPPEIKIVVKRILGVVHGNGGRERERMDWDGIASYPRLAILLLMLFSVDS